Sequence from the Haloarcula sp. H-GB4 genome:
TAATCGGCCTCCTCGAAGGCGCATTGGCCGCTCTCAATCAGGAGAGATATGTCTATGACTATTACATCGACGCGATGTATCTCGTGTTCGAACCAGCCGGCGATGGACGGACGAATCTCGCGTTCTGCTACAGCGAAGAGGCCGTCGAAAACCCCGACTACCGCGGGGAACAATCACCGAAACTCCCCGAGCCGGAAGCCGTCGCGCCGACGCAAGCGCTCGCCGAGGCCATTGCTGGCGCGGCCCAGACATATCTTGATACCATCCGTGAGTACGATCCCGATGCTGGTTCTGAGTACGTCGAACCGCTGTTAGATGAGTTGCGTGAGAGACTCGGCGGCACCGAGAAGTAGCTGATCGGTCCCCTCTTTTGACGAATTTCGCGACTGATTGCCCGTCCGCCAGCAGACGACTCAGCAGTTGCGCGAGATGGACTCGGATACCTGGAAGTGAATCAACGTCAACGGCAGGGCTGCACTGCTGCAACTCTCTGAGGCGACTACGACCGTACGAACGTCGCTTCGGGCCTAGAAACGCGGTGTTCTCTCTGATACTGCACTTCGACTCCTACAAACAGCTTGACCGGGCTGTCCGGAAAGTCGACGACCTCGACGGTACTCAGCAACGCCGGGCCAAGCACGCTCGCGACAAATTTGAGCAGGTGTTGGATAACCCAGATGACCACTGGCGTGGAACACGGGATGTCCAGATCGGGCTCATCGAGCGTGACTCGGGCCGAGTTACCAACGGTATCGAACGGATAGTCGCCTACCACAAGGAGCATGTCGAAGATATGCCACGCTGGCGGGAACTGCTTCCACTCTCGGCATCTGTGTACGTCCTTGTGGCACGAGACTACGGGCTAGAAATCGATATCGAGAGCGAGTACCTGCCCGACGCTATCCGACAGTACAGTATCGATGAGCGGATTACCCTTCCCCAGCCCGACTATCTAAAAGACCACCTTCGGGTGCCGGCTGGGTCCATCTCAGCGGAGTAGTATATATGCGCGAGCTCCTCAATGAGGAAACATATATTGTGCGGTTCGAAGGGATATCTGACGGGTACCGGGCAGAATTCAAACATCCGGAAATGTTAGAGAAAAAGAGCGAGGATGTCGCCCTATACGAGTTTTGCGATGTTCACTACACATTGTTACCGATGAAGGGGCGCCATCACAGCGCTCTGTATTCGATCGACCTTCGGTTGAGTGCAGAGCCGACTGACACACCAAATGAAATCGGCGGTACTGTTTCCACCGCCGAACTCCCTGTTGAAATACTTGATCGGGACAAGCATATCAAAGTTCGAGGCCGGGACGATAACGGGCTGCTCCTGGTCAGACACCTCCATTTTTCCTCGTGGTGGGACGGCCACGACGTCTCCGAATACGAGTATCTGACCATCGAACTCGAATATCTTCACCAGACACGGAGCGAACCCGACCCAGACCCTGAATATATCGAGGACTGCCGACAGTCGTTCCAGAAACAGATCGACCGCTTCGACGGGATTGCTGTCGACGATACTGCGTTCTAGCGGCCATCGAACTCTAAGCGGACGAACTAATCGATTGAAATTGGTGATTGCTTCGTGCTTTTCGATGCGTTGGTAATGTGTTAGCCACGAACGACGAGAGATCAGAGGCAGTTATCATATTATTCGGTAGGTTGAGGATGGACTCTTTACCGAGTCGCGCGGACTCGAGAGGACCGACCGACCATCTACGCACAGAAACAGTACCTCAAGGTGGCGGTCTGGGTACCACTCCTTCGATTCTCCGCTGAGTTTCCTGATACCGGAGATCTGCAGGCCATTGACGAAACTGGCTTCGACCGCCAATTGGCCAGTCACCACTACGCAAAACGGACAGATTACGCTTTCAGATCGGTCAAGCCGACAGAGTTGGTAGGCTTCGACACCAGCACTGTCTGGGATATTCACCGTTCGATGCAGCAGCCTCACGACGTCTAAATCAGACAGCAAGCACTCGCTTGGAATCTTAACCGATTACAGGCCGTTACCGCTGGTAAAGGATGTCACTGGCAACATGAGCGGGTTGTTGCTCCACATCTGAACAAGGCCGAGAATCCTACTCGTCGGCCTCCTCGTCGTCTTCCTCGGGCTGAATATCCCGAAGCCGACCACCGATCTCCTGCTCGTACTCTTCTAAGAGCTCGTAGAACTCTGCAATCGTCTCCTCAGCAGTCTCACCTTCCGCTGCAATCGTCATTCTGTCTTCGTCCCGTGTTTCGGTTCCTCGTTTCAGCCGGGCCTCCATACTACAGCCGACATCTGTTCGTTTGACCTTCTCAACTGAGTCTGGAGCCGTGTCTTGATCTTCGTCTGTTTCGTTTGACATGGTTCTTTTCAGGACGCTCTCACTGGAACGCCCCTCACCCGACTGGGGCACACAAAACAGTCGTCAATCGCTGCTCTCGAACGCATCCAGACTGGCCTGCTCGCTCGGGACGGATGTTGCAACTGGAGCTGTTCGATCCTCCGTGCTCGCAGCTCTCTGTTGCTCTGGATTAGGGTCGTTGCTGTCCTCAACCGTATTCTCGAAGGCGTCGGTCACCCACTCACGAAGTTCAGAGACTTCCTCGTCGTCTAGCTCGCGAACGCTGCCGCCCAACGCAGAGTACGAGGTCTGCCACGCTCGCTGGAACTCAACAGTCAGTGAGTCGCCCTGAATGATATAGGCGTCCAGATTCAGGAAACAGCAGTTCAATGCTGTCATCCGGGCACACAGCGGGTCCTTGTCCTGCCCGAACAGGAGCGCGTCTGGCTGCTTTCGGCCGGCGACTAGTAGCATCCGACTGTTCCCACAGGCCGGGTCAAGAACCGTCTGCCGGTCATCGGTATCATTTTTATCTACAACGCCGGCGATCTCGGCCATCGTCTCGCAGACATTGTGTGGCGTGAAGTGCTGGCCGAAGGCATCGCTCGACATCCCGTATTCCTCATAGACAGCGCCCAGAACGTCCGCGTCGGTGGCTGCCATTCGCTCTTGGAGGTGACCGAACGCTTTCGAGAAGAGGTCGACTGACCGTTGTCCCTCGGGATGGTCCATATCGCCGCGCTCGCGGTAGTCGTCGACGATCTCCAGATATGGGTCGTCCCGGCGTTGCAGTGCGAACAGCATGAGATTAACCCAATCTCGGAAGACCGTGTGGGCGCTGTGCCCTCGTTGACGGATCTGCTCAAGCGTTTCAACAATCTCGTCGACGTCGATCTGTGGCGAAGCCATGCTCTCTCGGCCACCAGAGAGTCACAAAATCTGGCCTGCCAGTTATCGTCACTACAGTAGCTCTCGCTGAGTGATCTGGTCAATGCATGAGATTGATGAATCGATTAACACAGGAGTTTGACTCAGCAAATAGAATAGATTGTTCCCGGTGACCCGTCTTCTTCAATAATCACATGTGCACTTCCGTAACAGGTGCTCGTGGTTATATTTACCTGCCCGGTTTCGTTTCGTGCCATCCATCGGACTTCGAAGGTTTCGATACCGTCAGGTGACGAACTATTGGTATTGTAGACCTCTCGCTCCTCGCCCGCATCGAGCACATAACTCCGGTCGTGAACTGTCTCATTCGACGCCTGTCTCACGACGGTAATCTCGAAGGTTGCACTCTCGTTCCAGTTGTTTTCAAGATAGAGAGAGTGGTCAGGGGACGGTGGATTCGAAGCAGGGACTCCAACGCACCCCGCGACAAGTAGTGACAATACAAGGACACAGGTTACATTTTGCACTTGCTTGTCCATACTCTGGCTACATCGTGGTTGCCATATGTGGTTTCTGCTAAATTCGCAGGCTTACTGAGCGGTCGTTTCAATCGCGTTCATGAGCAAAGAAACTGTTTCCACAGCGGCTACGGCGAGTCGTACAGGTCTTCAACCGAGCGTCGGTAGTAGTCCTGACTGGAGTCTGGAACTGGGTCAGCCTCCTCCGGGTCCTTCGCGATGATGCTGGCGAACCGCTTGGGCGGCTTCCAACTATCGTCAATTTCGCGGGCTTCGGACTCTTTGACGAGTGCGTACTCACCGTCGGCGGTAACGTACAGGACACGAATCCCCGGCTTCTCGCTCAGCGGACCCCTGAGCAGTTTCCCCGTTCGTGTATTGACCAGCCATTCAAGTAAGAGCCCAGCCCGACACTGGATTGCATACAGTTGCACCTCGTCTTCTTCGGGAGATTCTGTGCGACCCTTGTCGGCCCACGATTGGGGCAATGACCGGTTATCAGTCTCATCTTTCCAGCGCCATTTTAGCTTTTTCTGACCGCGATTGCGACGTCGGTATTTACTGCTCATTATTGGATTCTCTCAGCCACTAGAGAAACGCAAAATTCGCTTTTCGTAGCCTCTAGAACAACTTTTTTGCTGTTTGAGAATTTAATGATTAGTACGAGGACTCACTATGAAAACAGCCGAGTCCCCCACCACGACTAGCGAGGGTTCGCCACCAGACCAGTGGATATCCCGCCAGCCCAGCGGGGCCCGTGATCTCGACTTCCAGCAGATTCGAGAGCGCCAGTCAGCGACGTGGAACACCGCCCTCGATGCTGATGTCGACGTGACAAAGGGTAGTCGCCCGGATCTGTTTCTCGTCTCCGTCGACGACGACTGTCCCGTGAATTGCTCGCTGGCTGAGCATCCCAACGGGACCCACGCTGGCTGGTGCAGCTGCGAGGCCTTCCAGACGACCACCGTCTGTCCACATCTCTGTGTCCTTCGTCAGTACGCTGCTCTCGGTGATCTCGCCCTTCCGGAACGAATAAGCGATAGTCAGTCGTCGTCTGCTGTGTAAGCACCACTCCGGTGTTCGATTCTGTGGACTTCAAGTACCGAAGCATCGTGTGCGAGTACACACGCAAGACGGTACGTACCAACCCGAAGCTTCCAGAACGGCCCGCCAGTCAGTGGCTCTAGGAAATCCTTTGGCTCCCGCCATGTTGAGTCAACAACCTCATCAAGTTTTGAAACGATTCGGTCCTGAACGTGCGTATCAAGATCACTGAACTGCCCAGTGGCACGCTCAGTGAACTTCCACGTCCACTCCTCGTCACTCGTCATTACCGTCTTGATTCATCATGGCACGGACTTCCTCACGCGAAACCAGTTCAGCATCACCCACGCGGAGATCGTGCTCGCTCGCGGCGATCTGTTTCCACCCACTCCGACTAAATTCGGGATGTTTCACTGCATCCCGAGCGACGTGGCGAAGGAACTCGCTCCGTGAGTTGAACCCCTCTTCTTGCCACGTCGCATCGATATCCTCAAGAAAGGATTTGCTCAATCGGAGGTTTATTTGTACCATCTCTGGACCACCGTTTCCAGTATCGCTATCTGCATCAGACATATACACATGCTATACGCTGGTGTAGTATAATTCTTCACCTATTGTGCGGAGCATGAGTACTCTGCCGAATAGTGTATCGTCATCAGTCGCTGCTCACCGTAACATCAGTCAGTGGTCGGACATCAACACGCCCAGTCCGGTCGTGGTCAAGACACTGGCACAGTCGCCTCCGAACCGTCGCTTGCGAACACGGTTCCACAGCAACGCCTACTCGTGGATCGTCCCGAATCTGAACATACTCCGCGTCGACGTCCAGTTGCGTGTGCTTGACCCGACACCAGATTGTCTTCTCCCATTCCTGCCCTAGATCGGTCACATATCGAGCAGCCAGCGCTTCGTGGTGAAGCTCGACGAGAACTCGTTCGACAAACGATACGACCTTCGTTGGCGACCGTAGCGCCGGGACCGACCCAAGAGCAGTCTCGGAGTCGTGCTGTGCCGCCGATTCGGGAGTATCAGTTACAGACATACGTTCTCTCTCAG
This genomic interval carries:
- a CDS encoding Imm49 family immunity protein; protein product: MFSLILHFDSYKQLDRAVRKVDDLDGTQQRRAKHARDKFEQVLDNPDDHWRGTRDVQIGLIERDSGRVTNGIERIVAYHKEHVEDMPRWRELLPLSASVYVLVARDYGLEIDIESEYLPDAIRQYSIDERITLPQPDYLKDHLRVPAGSISAE
- a CDS encoding N-6 DNA methylase — encoded protein: MASPQIDVDEIVETLEQIRQRGHSAHTVFRDWVNLMLFALQRRDDPYLEIVDDYRERGDMDHPEGQRSVDLFSKAFGHLQERMAATDADVLGAVYEEYGMSSDAFGQHFTPHNVCETMAEIAGVVDKNDTDDRQTVLDPACGNSRMLLVAGRKQPDALLFGQDKDPLCARMTALNCCFLNLDAYIIQGDSLTVEFQRAWQTSYSALGGSVRELDDEEVSELREWVTDAFENTVEDSNDPNPEQQRAASTEDRTAPVATSVPSEQASLDAFESSD
- a CDS encoding type II toxin-antitoxin system RelE/ParE family toxin, giving the protein MTSDEEWTWKFTERATGQFSDLDTHVQDRIVSKLDEVVDSTWREPKDFLEPLTGGPFWKLRVGTYRLACVLAHDASVLEVHRIEHRSGAYTADDD
- a CDS encoding ribbon-helix-helix domain-containing protein, which translates into the protein MSDADSDTGNGGPEMVQINLRLSKSFLEDIDATWQEEGFNSRSEFLRHVARDAVKHPEFSRSGWKQIAASEHDLRVGDAELVSREEVRAMMNQDGNDE